The following proteins are co-located in the Pedobacter sp. FW305-3-2-15-E-R2A2 genome:
- a CDS encoding sulfite exporter TauE/SafE family protein yields MNILFFTLILLLGAYLAGLAGSLTGLGGGVVIIPLLTLGFHVDIRYAIGAALVASIATSSGSASAYVKEGITNIRLGMFLEIATTSGAVIGAILAIYTPVNMVAILFGVMLIFSAAMTLRKKHETALSEGSKLSYALKLNSSYPTKEGIVEYKLKNVAGGFSIMTVAGVLSGLLGIGSGALKVLAMDSAMRVPFRVSTTTSNFMVGVTAAASAVVYLQRGYIDPGIAFPVIIGVLAGAFTGSKLLMKINVKWLKIIFCSAITLIAINMIYNGIHHKF; encoded by the coding sequence ATGAATATTTTATTCTTTACCCTCATCCTTTTATTGGGTGCTTATCTTGCAGGCCTTGCAGGTTCCTTAACGGGTCTGGGCGGAGGTGTGGTCATCATCCCTCTTTTAACACTAGGCTTCCATGTAGATATCCGTTATGCAATTGGTGCGGCACTGGTGGCTTCTATAGCGACCTCTTCAGGCTCAGCCAGTGCCTATGTAAAAGAAGGCATCACCAATATCAGACTTGGGATGTTCCTGGAAATTGCCACGACCTCCGGTGCAGTAATTGGCGCTATTCTGGCAATTTATACGCCTGTAAACATGGTAGCCATCCTGTTTGGTGTGATGCTTATTTTTTCCGCGGCCATGACACTACGAAAAAAACATGAAACAGCCCTTTCCGAAGGCAGCAAACTTTCCTATGCGTTGAAATTAAATAGCAGCTATCCGACAAAAGAGGGTATCGTCGAGTATAAACTAAAGAATGTTGCAGGCGGATTTTCTATCATGACTGTAGCGGGAGTTCTTTCTGGTCTATTGGGAATTGGTTCTGGTGCCTTAAAAGTCCTTGCCATGGATAGTGCCATGCGGGTCCCCTTTCGGGTAAGTACCACCACCAGTAATTTTATGGTAGGTGTAACCGCTGCTGCCAGTGCTGTAGTCTATCTTCAAAGAGGATATATCGACCCTGGTATCGCTTTTCCGGTAATCATTGGTGTACTTGCAGGCGCTTTTACCGGTTCTAAACTACTCATGAAAATTAATGTAAAATGGCTGAAAATCATCTTTTGCAGCGCCATCACCCTGATTGCCATCAACATGATTTACAATGGTATTCATCATAAATTTTAA
- a CDS encoding FadR/GntR family transcriptional regulator, giving the protein MKTTIKLSDKVIIGIQKDIASGKLKKGEKIPAEPELMAFYGVGRSSIREAIKTLAISGILKVQQGSGTFVASKIKDETLSQRLKRADFEEINSVRSLLEKEIVRLACQHRSDQDILTMQEHLQQRKKAIEGNQQKKCAEADIAFHISIAKSSGNHVLSDLYENFSTVMRNFFSLRDAEDIKNFAGSQHLHESLAAAIAQKNPQLAEQLVLTILDNNY; this is encoded by the coding sequence ATGAAAACAACCATAAAACTTTCCGATAAAGTCATTATTGGAATCCAGAAAGATATCGCTTCCGGGAAATTGAAAAAAGGAGAAAAGATCCCTGCAGAACCGGAACTCATGGCATTTTACGGTGTCGGACGCTCCAGTATCCGTGAAGCGATAAAAACACTGGCCATCTCCGGAATTCTGAAGGTACAGCAGGGTTCGGGCACTTTTGTTGCCTCGAAAATCAAAGATGAAACACTTTCTCAACGTTTAAAACGGGCAGATTTTGAAGAGATCAACAGCGTACGTTCCTTATTGGAGAAGGAAATCGTCCGGCTGGCTTGTCAACATCGTAGTGATCAGGACATCCTGACGATGCAGGAACATTTACAGCAACGCAAGAAAGCCATTGAAGGCAATCAGCAAAAGAAGTGCGCAGAAGCAGACATTGCTTTCCACATCAGCATTGCAAAGTCTTCCGGCAATCATGTCCTTTCTGATCTGTATGAAAATTTCAGCACAGTGATGCGTAACTTCTTCTCTCTCCGGGATGCCGAAGACATTAAAAATTTTGCCGGCAGTCAGCATTTACATGAGTCTTTGGCTGCAGCCATTGCACAAAAGAATCCTCAGCTCGCGGAACAACTGGTTTTAACCATTTTAGACAATAACTACTAA
- a CDS encoding YwqG family protein, with product MNKEQLKQLFEENHLSRIWKIAEPKIKNGIHITLNKKSESQIHLGQSKIGGSPDLPENISWFASEDIPMSFIAQINLEELHHLDLEGKLPATGILYFFYDSSQETWGYDPEDKDKSKVYYYKGPVSTLERKEKPEQLEDWAFFDSASLTYSAASDVPDYQSSLMEEVNLSDEEYDSYYNLNEDLNEGNVNKVLGHSNNIQGGMEYECELVSNGFYCGDATAYEDPKAQALKDNSGNWNLLLQIDSNEDDCGMMWGDSGRLYFWIKEADLKEEKFENSWLILQCC from the coding sequence ATGAATAAAGAACAGTTAAAGCAACTATTTGAAGAAAATCACCTATCCAGAATATGGAAAATTGCAGAGCCGAAAATAAAAAACGGCATTCATATTACTTTAAATAAAAAAAGTGAGTCGCAAATCCATTTAGGGCAATCCAAAATCGGAGGATCACCCGATTTACCAGAAAACATCAGTTGGTTTGCCAGTGAAGACATTCCAATGTCTTTTATTGCCCAAATCAACCTGGAAGAACTGCATCATCTGGATCTGGAAGGTAAACTACCTGCAACAGGCATACTGTACTTTTTTTATGATTCCAGTCAGGAAACCTGGGGTTATGATCCCGAGGATAAAGACAAGTCTAAAGTATACTACTATAAAGGCCCGGTCAGCACTCTGGAGAGAAAAGAAAAACCTGAGCAACTGGAAGACTGGGCATTTTTTGATTCCGCATCCCTGACTTACAGCGCGGCCTCCGACGTGCCTGACTACCAAAGCAGCCTTATGGAAGAGGTCAACCTAAGTGATGAGGAGTATGACAGTTACTACAATTTGAATGAAGATCTGAATGAAGGAAACGTCAATAAGGTACTGGGACATTCCAACAACATCCAGGGTGGAATGGAATATGAGTGCGAACTCGTCAGTAATGGATTCTATTGTGGTGATGCCACCGCTTATGAGGACCCCAAAGCACAAGCCTTAAAGGACAATTCCGGAAACTGGAATCTACTATTGCAGATAGACAGCAATGAAGACGACTGTGGAATGATGTGGGGAGATTCAGGCAGGTTATACTTCTGGATTAAAGAAGCAGATTTAAAGGAAGAAAAGTTTGAAAACAGCTGGCTGATTCTTCAGTGCTGCTAA
- a CDS encoding DUF1634 domain-containing protein, with the protein MKIEKIKRVTDYDMQQLIGQVLRYGVLVSGIVAIIGGIWYLYQHGSGIPHYTVFNGEPAGYTSLTGILKGLGQGSAKEIIQLGVVILIATPILRIGFSLIAFILEKDKLYVLITVIVLSIILFSMFGGLKI; encoded by the coding sequence ATGAAGATAGAAAAGATTAAAAGAGTGACCGATTACGACATGCAGCAACTCATCGGTCAGGTTTTGCGATATGGCGTCCTGGTTTCCGGAATAGTAGCCATAATTGGTGGGATCTGGTATTTATACCAACATGGATCAGGTATACCCCACTATACCGTTTTTAATGGAGAACCTGCGGGTTATACCAGTTTAACCGGCATTTTAAAAGGCTTGGGACAGGGAAGCGCCAAAGAGATTATCCAACTTGGCGTCGTCATTTTGATTGCAACCCCCATTTTGAGGATCGGATTTTCTCTGATCGCCTTTATATTGGAAAAAGATAAACTTTATGTGTTGATCACAGTGATTGTCCTTTCGATCATCTTATTCAGTATGTTCGGAGGACTAAAGATTTAA
- a CDS encoding TerD family protein: protein MAINLQKGQRENLSAPKFTVGLGWDTNSSNGHDFDLDASVFMLGEDKRLVSDGHFIFYNNLNSPDGAVEHTGDNLTGAGDGDDEAIKVDLTKIDAKVSELCIVVTIHEAQARKQNFGQVKNSFVRIIDHNGVELMKYELEEDFSIETAVEFGRIYRRNGEWKFEAVGVGMNGGLQDYLNKYQ, encoded by the coding sequence ATGGCTATTAACTTACAAAAAGGGCAGAGGGAGAATTTAAGTGCCCCAAAATTTACTGTTGGACTTGGATGGGATACGAATAGTTCAAACGGGCATGATTTCGATTTGGATGCTTCAGTTTTTATGCTTGGCGAAGATAAAAGGCTGGTTTCAGATGGACACTTTATCTTTTATAACAATTTGAATTCTCCGGATGGTGCGGTAGAACATACTGGCGATAACCTTACAGGTGCGGGAGATGGTGATGATGAGGCGATTAAGGTTGACCTTACTAAAATAGATGCCAAAGTTTCGGAGCTTTGTATTGTCGTGACGATACATGAAGCACAAGCCCGCAAGCAGAATTTTGGTCAAGTGAAGAATTCATTTGTCCGTATCATTGATCACAATGGTGTTGAGCTGATGAAGTATGAGCTCGAGGAAGATTTCTCTATTGAGACTGCTGTAGAGTTTGGCAGGATTTACCGCAGAAACGGAGAATGGAAATTTGAAGCAGTAGGTGTGGGTATGAATGGTGGATTACAAGACTATCTGAATAAATACCAGTAA